Proteins co-encoded in one Anguilla anguilla isolate fAngAng1 chromosome 16, fAngAng1.pri, whole genome shotgun sequence genomic window:
- the LOC118214983 gene encoding histone H2A produces the protein MSGRGKTGGKARAKAKTRSSRAGLQFPVGRVHRLLRKGNYAERVGAGAPVYLAAVLEYLTAEILELAGNAARDNKKTRIIPRHLQLAVRNDEELNKLLGGVTIAQGGVLPNIQAVLLPKKTEKAVKAK, from the coding sequence ATGAGTGGTAGAGGAAAAACCGGTGGTAAAGCGAGAGCGAAAGCTAAGACTCGTTCATCTAGAGCTGGACTGCAGTTTCCGGTTGGTCGCGTTCACCGATTGCTTCGTAAAGGAAACTATGCGGAGCGCGTCGGTGCCGGTGCTCCAGTTTATCTGGCCGCCGTGCTCGAGTATCTGACTGCTGAGATCCTCGAGTTGGCTGGTAACGCAGCCCGAGACAACAAGAAAACCCGCATCATTCCCAGACATCTGCAGCTGGCGGTGCGTAATGACGAAGAGTTGAACAAACTCCTTGGAGGCGTCACTATCGCTCAGGGTGGAGTTCTGCCCAACATCCAAGCTGTGCTGCTTCCCAAGAAAACCGAAAAAGCCGTGAAGGCCAAGTAa
- the LOC118214979 gene encoding histone H1-like: MAEVAPAPAAAAPAKAPKKKAASKPRKAGPSVGELIVKAVSASKERNGVSLAALKKALVAGGYDVEKNNSRVKIAVRSLVTKGTLVQTKGTGASGSFKLNKSQPAVKKPAKKAAPKAKKPAATKKAVAKKPAAKKSPKKKPAAVKAKKSPKKAKKPAAAAKKTAKSPKKTKKPAAKKAAKSPKKAKAAKPKVAKPKTVKAKKAAPKKK, from the coding sequence ATGGCAGAAgttgctccagctccagctgcagccGCCCCGGCTAAGGCTCCTAAGAAGAAAGCCGCAAGTAAGCCCAGGAAAGCGGGGCCCAGCGTTGGAGAGTTGATCGTGAAGGCAGTTTCTGCTTCTAAGGAGAGAAACGGAGTTTCTCTGGCTGCCTTGAAGAAGGCTCTGGTCGCCGGTGGCTACGACGTGGAGAAGAACAACTCCCGTGTGAAGATTGCAGTCCGAAGCCTCGTGACCAAGGGTACCTTGGTTCAGACCAAAGGAACCGGTGCTTCTGGCTCGTTTAAGCTCAACAAAAGTCAGCCTGCCGTGAAGAAGCCCGCTAAGAAAGCAGCTCCTAAAGCTAAGAAGCCAGCTGCGACCAAGAAGGCCGTAGCGAAAAAGCCTGCGGCTAAAAAGTCGCCGAAGAAGAAGCCGGCTGCAGTGAAGGCTAAAAAGAGCCCAAAGAAAGCCAAGAAGCCGGCAGCAGCGGCTAAGAAGACGGCGAAGAGTCCGAAGAAAACCAAGAAGCCGGCAGCAAAGAAGGCGGCCAAGAGTCCTAAGAAAGCAAAGGCGGCCAAGCCGAAAGTTGCCAAGCCCAAGACCGTCAAAGCCAAGAAAGCAGCTCCCAAGAAAAAGTGA
- the LOC118214984 gene encoding histone H2B-like isoform X2, producing MPEVAKSAPKKGSKKAVTKTAVKGGKKRRKSRKESYAIYVYKVLKQVHPDTGISSKAMGIMNSFVNDIFERIAERGLLQGDHTPHVHSLPAV from the exons ATGCCTGAGGTTGCTAAGTCCGCGCCCAAGAAGGGCTCTAAGAAAGCCGTGACCAAGACCGCTGTGAAGGGCGGAAAGAAGCGCAGAAAGAGTAGGAAGGAAAGCTATGCCATCTACGTGTACAAGGTGCTGAAGCAAGTCCACCCTGACACTGGCATCTCTTCTAAAGCTATGGGGATCATGAACTCGTTTGTCAACGACATTTTCGAGCGAATTGCTG AACGGGGGCTATTGCAAGGTGACCATACTCCTCACGTCCACAGCCTTCCAGCGGTTTGA
- the LOC118214981 gene encoding histone H3: MARTKQTARKSTGGKAPRKQLATKAARKSAPATGGVKKPHRYRPGTVALREIRRYQKSTELLIRKLPFQRLVREIAQDFKTDLRFQSSAVMALQEASEAYLVGLFEDTNLCAIHAKRVTIMPKDIQLARRIRGERA, translated from the coding sequence ATGGCTCGAACCAAGCAAACCGCACGTAAGTCTACCGGGGGTAAAGCCCCCAGGAAGCAGCTCGCCACTAAAGCAGCCCGGAAGAGCGCGCCTGCGACTGGCGGAGTGAAGAAGCCTCACCGTTATAGGCCTGGCACTGTAGCTCTGCGAGAAATTCGTCGCTATCAGAAGTCTACCGAGCTGTTGATTCGCAAGCTGCCTTTCCAGCGCCTGGTGAGGGAGATCGCTCAGGATTTCAAGACCGATCTGCGCTTCCAAAGCTCCGCTGTAATGGCTCTGCAGGAGGCTAGCGAGGCTTACCTGGTTGGTCTGTTCGAGGATACCAATCTGTGCGCCATTCACGCCAAGAGGGTGACCATCATGCCAAAGGATATTCAGCTGGCCCGCCGCATCCGTGGGGAGCGCGCTTAA
- the LOC118214978 gene encoding CD151 antigen-like: MGANDEKSEACGTICLKYLLFAFNFLFWLAGGAVMAVGLWTLLKKSDYISLLPSITYAASAYILIVAGAIVMVTGVLGCCATFKEQRRLLRVYFVLLLCIFLLEVVAGVLAYIYYQKLSEDLKDNLKHTMTEKYRQPSQEPVTQAVDKLQQEFKCCGSNSSSDWLESKWVRSADAKSRAVPDSCCKTPTGGCGRRPHPSNIYSVEGGCITKLGNVILEHLKIISAVGIGIAGVQIVGMVFTCCLYRNLKAEPF; this comes from the exons aTGGGGGCAAATGATGAGAAGAGTGAAGCGTGTGGAACTATCTGTCTGAAGTACCTACTCTTCGCCTTCAACTTCCTCTTCTGG CtggcagggggcgctgtgatGGCCGTGGGGCTGTGGACGCTGCTTAAGAAGAGTGACTACATCAGCCTGCTGCCCTCTATTACCTATGCGGCTTCTGCCTACATCCTGATTGTGGCTGGGGCCATCGTCATGGTGACAGGTGTTCTGGGCTGCTGTGCCACCTTCAAGGAACAGAGAAGACTTCTGAGAGTG TACTTTGTCCTTTTGCTGTGTATTTTCCTCCTGGAGGTGGTTGCTGGAGTTCTTGCCTACATCTACTACCAGAAG CTGAGCGAAGACTTGAAGGACAATCTGAAACACACCATGACTGAGAAGTACAGGCAGCCCAGCCAGGAGCCTGTAACCCAGGCTGTGGACAAGCTACAGcaagag TTTAAGTGCTGTGGCAGCAacagctcctctgattggctggagagtAAGTGGGTGCGGTCGGCAGATGCCAAGAGCCGGGCGGTGCCGGACAGCTGCTGCAAGACCCCGACGGGCGGCTGCGGTCGCAGGCCACACCCCTCCAACATCTACAGCGTCGAG GGTGGCTGCATCACCAAGTTGGGGAACGTCATCCTTGAGCACTTGAAGATCATCAGTGCAGTTGGCATTGGGATCgctggtgtgcag ATTGTGGGAATGGTGTTTACGTGCTGTCTGTATCGGAATTTGAAGGCGGAGCCATTCTGA
- the LOC118214984 gene encoding histone H2B-like isoform X1, with amino-acid sequence MPEVAKSAPKKGSKKAVTKTAVKGGKKRRKSRKESYAIYVYKVLKQVHPDTGISSKAMGIMNSFVNDIFERIAGESSRLAHYNKRSTITSREIQTAVRLLLPGELAKHAVSEGTKAVTKYTSSK; translated from the coding sequence ATGCCTGAGGTTGCTAAGTCCGCGCCCAAGAAGGGCTCTAAGAAAGCCGTGACCAAGACCGCTGTGAAGGGCGGAAAGAAGCGCAGAAAGAGTAGGAAGGAAAGCTATGCCATCTACGTGTACAAGGTGCTGAAGCAAGTCCACCCTGACACTGGCATCTCTTCTAAAGCTATGGGGATCATGAACTCGTTTGTCAACGACATTTTCGAGCGAATTGCTGGTGAGTCTTCTCGTTTGGCTCACTACAACAAGCGTTCTACCATCACTTCAAGGGAGATTCAGACCGCCGTGCGCCTGCTGCTGCCAGGCGAGCTGGCCAAACACGCAGTGTCTGAGGGAACAAAGGCTGTCACGAAGTACACCAGCTCCAAGTAA
- the LOC118214985 gene encoding histone H2B-like: protein MPEAAKSAPKKGSKKAVTKTAGKGGKKRRKSRKESYAIYVYKVLKQVHPDTGISSKAMGIMNSFVNDIFERIAGESSRLAHYNKRSTITSREIQTAVRLLLPGELAKHAVSEGTKAVTKYTSSK from the coding sequence ATGCCTGAAGCAGCGAAGTCCGCGCCCAAGAAGGGCTCTAAGAAAGCCGTAACCAAGACTGCCGGGAAAGGTGGGAAGAAACGCAGAAAGAGCAGGAAGGAGAGCTATGCGATCTATGTGTACAAGGTGCTGAAGCAAGTTCATCCTGACACTGGTATCTCTTCTAAGGCAATGGGTATCATGAACTCGTTTGTTAACGACATTTTCGAGCGAATTGCTGGTGAGTCTTCTCGTTTGGCTCACTACAACAAGCGTTCTACCATCACTTCAAGGGAGATTCAGACCGCCGTGCGCCTGCTGCTGCCAGGAGAGCTGGCTAAACACGCGGTGTCTGAGGGCACCAAGGCTGTCACGAAGTACACCAGCTCCAAGTAA
- the LOC118214980 gene encoding histone H3, with protein MARTKQTARKSTGGKAPRKQLATKAARKSAPATGGVKKPHRYRPGTVALREIRRYQKSTELLIRKLPFQRLVREIAQDFKTDLRFQSSAVMALQEASEAYLVGLFEDTNLCAIHAKRVTIMPKDIQLARRIRGERA; from the coding sequence ATGGCTAGAACCAAGCAGACCGCTCGTAAGTCTACCGGCGGCAAAGCTCCCCGTAAGCAACTTGCTACTAAAGCAGCGCGGAAGAGCGCACCAGCGACTGGCGGAGTGAAGAAACCTCACCGTTACAGGCCTGGTACTGTAGCCTTGCGAGAGATTCGTCGTTATCAGAAATCTACTGAGCTGTTGATTCGCAAGCTGCCCTTCCAGCGCCTCGTGAGGGAGATTGCCCAGGATTTCAAGACCGATTTGCGCTTCCAAAGCTCCGCTGTCATGGCTTTGCAGGAGGCAAGCGAGGCTTACCTGGTTGGTCTGTTCGAGGACACCAATTTGTGTGCTATTCACGCCAAGAGGGTGACCATCATGCCAAAGGATATCCAGCTGGCCCGCCGCATCCGGGGAGAGCGCGCTTAA
- the LOC118214982 gene encoding histone H2A-like, translating into MSGRGKTGGKARAKAKTRSSRAGLQFPVGRVHRLLRKGNYAERVGAGAPVYLAAVLEYLTAEILELAGNAARDNKKTRIIPRHLQLAVRNDEELNKLLGGVTIAQGGVLPNIQAVLLPKKTEKAAKAK; encoded by the coding sequence atgagtgGAAGAGGAAAGACCGGTGGTAAGGCAAGAGCGAAGGCTAAGACCCGTTCATCCAGAGCTGGGCTTCAGTTTCCGGTAGGTCGTGTTCACCGCTTGCTTCGTAAAGGAAACTATGCGGAGCGCGTGGGTGCCGGTGCTCCAGTTTATCTGGCCGCCGTGCTCGAGTATCTGACTGCTGAGATTCTGGAGTTGGCTGGTAATGCAGCTAGAGACAACAAGAAAACCCGCATCATTCCCAGACATCTGCAGCTGGCGGTGCGTAATGACGAAGAGTTGAACAAGCTCCTTGGAGGCGTCACTATCGCTCAGGGTGGCGTTCTGCCCAACATTCAAGCTGTACTGCTTCCCAAGAAAACCGAAAAAGCCGCGAAGGCCAAGTAA